A section of the Pleuronectes platessa chromosome 7, fPlePla1.1, whole genome shotgun sequence genome encodes:
- the bmt2 gene encoding S-adenosylmethionine sensor upstream of mTORC1 isoform X1 yields MDPRDNVETGETENQPELFYFPIPEEAPSKNEQEKLSVVVKNVHRKLRKKYREVGDFEKIWREHCEDEQTLSEYALAMKNLADNHWTKNCEREGRIEWCRSICQEYFLDGGMKRMLEKDEKSATLAMGLTAASVSAQPHSTIPSSICHLRKMRVLDVGSCFNPFLRFDEFLTVGIDIVPAVESVYKCDFLNLQLQQPLQLAGDAVDAFLRHLHNPIDALPAQLFHVVVFSLLLSYFPSPYQRWICCKKAHELLELHGLLLIITPDSSHQNRHALMMRSWRVAVESLGFKRYKYVKYSHMHLIAFRKVSLATTSDLVSHNYPEMLYIPQDFNSNEEDDCADVPVQVRSEFEDDQLAWGFMELPDTPYDSDSGDSQSSSVPGFHELEDHILLQS; encoded by the exons ATGGACCCCAGGGACAATGTCGAGACCGGTGAGACGGAGAACCAGCCGGAGCTGTTTTACTTCCCCATCCCGGAGGAAGCACCGAGCAAGAATGAGCAGGAGAAGCTGTCGGTTGTCGTCAAAAACGTCCACAGGAAACTGCGCAAGAAATACAGAGAAG TGGGTGACTTTGAAAAGATCTGGCGTGAGCACTGTGAGGACGAGCAGACACTGAGCGAGTACGCGCTGGCCATGAAGAATCTCGCAGACAACCACTGGACCAAGAACTGCGAAAGAGAGGGACGTATCGAATGGTGTCGCAG TATTTGTCAAGAATATTTTCTGGATGGGGGGATGAAACGAATGTTGGAaaaggatgagaaaagtgccacGCTCGCCATGGGGCTGACTGCAGCCTCTGTAAGTGCCCAACCACACAGCACTATACCGAG ttcaatCTGTCATCTGAGAAAGATGCGTGTTCTTGACGTGGGAAGCTGCTTCAACCCGTTCTTGAGGTTTGATGAGTTCCTCACAGTTGGTATCGACATAGTGCCTGCAGTCGAG AGTGTGTACAAGTGTGACTTCCTcaacctccagctccagcagcctCTCCAGCTGGCAGGCGACGCGGTCGACGCCTTCCTCCGCCATCTCCACAACCCCATCGACGCCTTGCCCGCCCAGCTGTTCCACGTGGTGGTCTtctcactgctcctctcctACTTCCCTTCACCGTACCAGCGCTGGATCTGCTGCAAGAAGGCTCACGAGCTGCTCGAGCTGCATGGCCTTCTGCTCATCATCACGCCCGACTCGTCCCACCAAAACCGCCACGCCCTCATGATGCGCAGCTGGCGCGTGGCGGTGGAATCGCTGGGCTTCAAGCGCTACAAGTACGTCAAGTACTCCCACATGCATCTCATCGCCTTCCGCAAGGTGTCTCTGGCCACCACCAGTGACCTTGTGTCGCACAACTACCCGGAGATGCTCTACATCCCTCAGGACTTCAACTCCAACGAGGAGGACGACTGTGCCGACGTGCCAGTGCAGGTGCGCTCCGAGTTCGAGGATGACCAGCTGGCTTGGGGCTTCATGGAGCTACCTGACACGCCCTACGATTCAGATTCTGGAGACAGCCAGAGCAGCTCGGTGCCCGGCTTTCACGAGCTCGAGGACCACATACTGCTTCAAAGCTAG
- the bmt2 gene encoding S-adenosylmethionine sensor upstream of mTORC1 isoform X4, with product MKNLADNHWTKNCEREGRIEWCRSICQEYFLDGGMKRMLEKDEKSATLAMGLTAASVSAQPHSTIPSSICHLRKMRVLDVGSCFNPFLRFDEFLTVGIDIVPAVESVYKCDFLNLQLQQPLQLAGDAVDAFLRHLHNPIDALPAQLFHVVVFSLLLSYFPSPYQRWICCKKAHELLELHGLLLIITPDSSHQNRHALMMRSWRVAVESLGFKRYKYVKYSHMHLIAFRKVSLATTSDLVSHNYPEMLYIPQDFNSNEEDDCADVPVQVRSEFEDDQLAWGFMELPDTPYDSDSGDSQSSSVPGFHELEDHILLQS from the exons ATGAAGAATCTCGCAGACAACCACTGGACCAAGAACTGCGAAAGAGAGGGACGTATCGAATGGTGTCGCAG TATTTGTCAAGAATATTTTCTGGATGGGGGGATGAAACGAATGTTGGAaaaggatgagaaaagtgccacGCTCGCCATGGGGCTGACTGCAGCCTCTGTAAGTGCCCAACCACACAGCACTATACCGAG ttcaatCTGTCATCTGAGAAAGATGCGTGTTCTTGACGTGGGAAGCTGCTTCAACCCGTTCTTGAGGTTTGATGAGTTCCTCACAGTTGGTATCGACATAGTGCCTGCAGTCGAG AGTGTGTACAAGTGTGACTTCCTcaacctccagctccagcagcctCTCCAGCTGGCAGGCGACGCGGTCGACGCCTTCCTCCGCCATCTCCACAACCCCATCGACGCCTTGCCCGCCCAGCTGTTCCACGTGGTGGTCTtctcactgctcctctcctACTTCCCTTCACCGTACCAGCGCTGGATCTGCTGCAAGAAGGCTCACGAGCTGCTCGAGCTGCATGGCCTTCTGCTCATCATCACGCCCGACTCGTCCCACCAAAACCGCCACGCCCTCATGATGCGCAGCTGGCGCGTGGCGGTGGAATCGCTGGGCTTCAAGCGCTACAAGTACGTCAAGTACTCCCACATGCATCTCATCGCCTTCCGCAAGGTGTCTCTGGCCACCACCAGTGACCTTGTGTCGCACAACTACCCGGAGATGCTCTACATCCCTCAGGACTTCAACTCCAACGAGGAGGACGACTGTGCCGACGTGCCAGTGCAGGTGCGCTCCGAGTTCGAGGATGACCAGCTGGCTTGGGGCTTCATGGAGCTACCTGACACGCCCTACGATTCAGATTCTGGAGACAGCCAGAGCAGCTCGGTGCCCGGCTTTCACGAGCTCGAGGACCACATACTGCTTCAAAGCTAG
- the bmt2 gene encoding S-adenosylmethionine sensor upstream of mTORC1 isoform X2, whose protein sequence is MLPERRCLPPLHLLFPHFCKSDMGDFEKIWREHCEDEQTLSEYALAMKNLADNHWTKNCEREGRIEWCRSICQEYFLDGGMKRMLEKDEKSATLAMGLTAASVSAQPHSTIPSSICHLRKMRVLDVGSCFNPFLRFDEFLTVGIDIVPAVESVYKCDFLNLQLQQPLQLAGDAVDAFLRHLHNPIDALPAQLFHVVVFSLLLSYFPSPYQRWICCKKAHELLELHGLLLIITPDSSHQNRHALMMRSWRVAVESLGFKRYKYVKYSHMHLIAFRKVSLATTSDLVSHNYPEMLYIPQDFNSNEEDDCADVPVQVRSEFEDDQLAWGFMELPDTPYDSDSGDSQSSSVPGFHELEDHILLQS, encoded by the exons ATGCTTCCAGAGCGCCGCTGTTTACCACCACTCCACTTGTTGTTCCCTCATTTCTGCAAATCAGATA TGGGTGACTTTGAAAAGATCTGGCGTGAGCACTGTGAGGACGAGCAGACACTGAGCGAGTACGCGCTGGCCATGAAGAATCTCGCAGACAACCACTGGACCAAGAACTGCGAAAGAGAGGGACGTATCGAATGGTGTCGCAG TATTTGTCAAGAATATTTTCTGGATGGGGGGATGAAACGAATGTTGGAaaaggatgagaaaagtgccacGCTCGCCATGGGGCTGACTGCAGCCTCTGTAAGTGCCCAACCACACAGCACTATACCGAG ttcaatCTGTCATCTGAGAAAGATGCGTGTTCTTGACGTGGGAAGCTGCTTCAACCCGTTCTTGAGGTTTGATGAGTTCCTCACAGTTGGTATCGACATAGTGCCTGCAGTCGAG AGTGTGTACAAGTGTGACTTCCTcaacctccagctccagcagcctCTCCAGCTGGCAGGCGACGCGGTCGACGCCTTCCTCCGCCATCTCCACAACCCCATCGACGCCTTGCCCGCCCAGCTGTTCCACGTGGTGGTCTtctcactgctcctctcctACTTCCCTTCACCGTACCAGCGCTGGATCTGCTGCAAGAAGGCTCACGAGCTGCTCGAGCTGCATGGCCTTCTGCTCATCATCACGCCCGACTCGTCCCACCAAAACCGCCACGCCCTCATGATGCGCAGCTGGCGCGTGGCGGTGGAATCGCTGGGCTTCAAGCGCTACAAGTACGTCAAGTACTCCCACATGCATCTCATCGCCTTCCGCAAGGTGTCTCTGGCCACCACCAGTGACCTTGTGTCGCACAACTACCCGGAGATGCTCTACATCCCTCAGGACTTCAACTCCAACGAGGAGGACGACTGTGCCGACGTGCCAGTGCAGGTGCGCTCCGAGTTCGAGGATGACCAGCTGGCTTGGGGCTTCATGGAGCTACCTGACACGCCCTACGATTCAGATTCTGGAGACAGCCAGAGCAGCTCGGTGCCCGGCTTTCACGAGCTCGAGGACCACATACTGCTTCAAAGCTAG
- the bmt2 gene encoding S-adenosylmethionine sensor upstream of mTORC1 isoform X3: protein MGDFEKIWREHCEDEQTLSEYALAMKNLADNHWTKNCEREGRIEWCRSICQEYFLDGGMKRMLEKDEKSATLAMGLTAASVSAQPHSTIPSSICHLRKMRVLDVGSCFNPFLRFDEFLTVGIDIVPAVESVYKCDFLNLQLQQPLQLAGDAVDAFLRHLHNPIDALPAQLFHVVVFSLLLSYFPSPYQRWICCKKAHELLELHGLLLIITPDSSHQNRHALMMRSWRVAVESLGFKRYKYVKYSHMHLIAFRKVSLATTSDLVSHNYPEMLYIPQDFNSNEEDDCADVPVQVRSEFEDDQLAWGFMELPDTPYDSDSGDSQSSSVPGFHELEDHILLQS, encoded by the exons A TGGGTGACTTTGAAAAGATCTGGCGTGAGCACTGTGAGGACGAGCAGACACTGAGCGAGTACGCGCTGGCCATGAAGAATCTCGCAGACAACCACTGGACCAAGAACTGCGAAAGAGAGGGACGTATCGAATGGTGTCGCAG TATTTGTCAAGAATATTTTCTGGATGGGGGGATGAAACGAATGTTGGAaaaggatgagaaaagtgccacGCTCGCCATGGGGCTGACTGCAGCCTCTGTAAGTGCCCAACCACACAGCACTATACCGAG ttcaatCTGTCATCTGAGAAAGATGCGTGTTCTTGACGTGGGAAGCTGCTTCAACCCGTTCTTGAGGTTTGATGAGTTCCTCACAGTTGGTATCGACATAGTGCCTGCAGTCGAG AGTGTGTACAAGTGTGACTTCCTcaacctccagctccagcagcctCTCCAGCTGGCAGGCGACGCGGTCGACGCCTTCCTCCGCCATCTCCACAACCCCATCGACGCCTTGCCCGCCCAGCTGTTCCACGTGGTGGTCTtctcactgctcctctcctACTTCCCTTCACCGTACCAGCGCTGGATCTGCTGCAAGAAGGCTCACGAGCTGCTCGAGCTGCATGGCCTTCTGCTCATCATCACGCCCGACTCGTCCCACCAAAACCGCCACGCCCTCATGATGCGCAGCTGGCGCGTGGCGGTGGAATCGCTGGGCTTCAAGCGCTACAAGTACGTCAAGTACTCCCACATGCATCTCATCGCCTTCCGCAAGGTGTCTCTGGCCACCACCAGTGACCTTGTGTCGCACAACTACCCGGAGATGCTCTACATCCCTCAGGACTTCAACTCCAACGAGGAGGACGACTGTGCCGACGTGCCAGTGCAGGTGCGCTCCGAGTTCGAGGATGACCAGCTGGCTTGGGGCTTCATGGAGCTACCTGACACGCCCTACGATTCAGATTCTGGAGACAGCCAGAGCAGCTCGGTGCCCGGCTTTCACGAGCTCGAGGACCACATACTGCTTCAAAGCTAG